The Epilithonimonas zeae genome contains a region encoding:
- a CDS encoding Nramp family divalent metal transporter, which yields MNQNNNNNAWRKERSSNSLQEVFASVNIPKDGSFKKKLMAYMGPGLLVAVGYMDPGNWATDIAGGAQFGYTLLSVILISNLFAIVLQYLSVKLGVVAERDLAQACKDHFHPVVNFILWIFCEIAIAACDLAEVIGSAIALNLLFGIPLSVGVVITVIDVFLILFLQSRGFRYIESIVGGLIFIIFASFLYEIVLSKPEILPMLEGLIPKKEIVTNPSMLYIAIGILGATVMPHNLYLHSSIVQTRNYPRTTEGKKEALKFAGLDSSFSLMLAFFINAAILIISAATFHTTGNKDVADINDAYMLLTPLLGTTLASIFFGIALLASGQNSTLTGTLAGQIVMEGFLNIRLKPWVRRLITRLIAIVPALIISIKYGERGTADLLVFSQVILSMQLSFAVVPLVMFTGSKAKMGEFVNKPWLKIVAYIISAIIIVLNLYLLKETIFP from the coding sequence TTGAATCAAAATAATAACAACAACGCTTGGAGAAAGGAGAGGAGTTCCAATTCGCTTCAAGAGGTTTTCGCCAGCGTCAATATTCCCAAAGATGGGAGTTTCAAGAAAAAACTAATGGCTTATATGGGACCGGGATTACTGGTCGCAGTTGGTTATATGGATCCAGGGAATTGGGCTACAGATATTGCGGGTGGTGCGCAGTTTGGTTACACCTTACTTTCTGTCATTCTTATTTCTAATCTTTTCGCCATTGTTTTGCAATATTTATCAGTGAAATTAGGTGTTGTAGCAGAACGAGATTTGGCTCAGGCCTGTAAAGACCATTTCCATCCGGTTGTTAATTTCATATTATGGATATTTTGTGAGATTGCGATTGCAGCTTGTGATTTGGCTGAGGTCATCGGTTCAGCGATTGCGTTGAATTTACTATTCGGAATTCCGTTGAGTGTTGGTGTTGTGATTACTGTGATTGATGTTTTTCTAATTTTATTTTTGCAATCACGAGGTTTCCGATACATAGAAAGTATAGTTGGAGGTTTGATATTCATCATTTTTGCATCATTCTTATATGAGATAGTTCTCAGCAAACCGGAGATTTTACCAATGTTGGAAGGCTTGATTCCTAAGAAAGAAATAGTGACAAATCCTTCAATGCTCTACATTGCTATCGGTATTTTGGGTGCTACAGTGATGCCTCATAACCTTTATCTGCATAGTAGTATCGTTCAAACCAGAAACTATCCACGAACTACTGAGGGTAAGAAAGAAGCTTTGAAATTTGCCGGATTAGATAGTAGTTTTTCTTTGATGTTGGCTTTTTTTATCAATGCTGCTATTTTGATTATTTCGGCTGCTACTTTTCACACAACAGGAAATAAAGATGTAGCGGATATTAATGATGCTTATATGTTGCTGACGCCACTTCTTGGAACAACTTTAGCGAGTATATTTTTTGGAATAGCATTATTGGCTTCTGGGCAAAATTCTACTTTAACAGGAACACTTGCCGGACAAATTGTGATGGAAGGCTTTCTAAATATCAGATTGAAGCCTTGGGTAAGACGATTGATTACAAGATTGATTGCGATAGTTCCAGCCTTGATTATTTCTATAAAATACGGTGAACGAGGGACAGCTGATTTGTTAGTTTTCAGTCAGGTTATTTTATCGATGCAACTGAGTTTTGCTGTGGTTCCTTTGGTAATGTTTACCGGAAGCAAGGCTAAAATGGGCGAATTTGTTAACAAGCCTTGGTTGAAGATTGTAGCTTACATCATCAGTGCAATCATCATCGTTCTGAATCTTTATCTTTTGAAGGAGACTATATTTCCTTAA